From a region of the Alnus glutinosa chromosome 1, dhAlnGlut1.1, whole genome shotgun sequence genome:
- the LOC133880614 gene encoding peroxisomal fatty acid beta-oxidation multifunctional protein MFP2, translated as MMGSDAKGRTVMEVGADGVALITIIYPPVNALSFDVLRSLKDNYDQALRRDDVKAIVVTGAKGRFSGGFDISAFEETRKGTTRREQKPGYVSIEIMTDTLEAARKPSVAAIDGLALGGGLEVAMACHARISTPTAQLGLPELQLGVIPGFGGTQRLPRLVGLSKALEMLLMSKPVKGEEAYTLGLVDAIVSPDELVNTARQWALDILDRRRPWVASLYKTDKIEPLGEAREILQFARAQARKQAPNLQHPLVCIDVIEEGIASGPRAGLWKEAEAFQGLLGSDTNKSLVHIFFAQRGTTKVPGVTDIGLVPRRVNKVAILGGGLMGSGIATALILSNYPVILKEVNDKFLQAGIGRVRANLQSRVKKGKMTQEKFEKTISLLKGVLDYESLKDVDMVIEAVIENVSLKQQIFADLEKYCQPHCILASNTSTIDLNLIGERTKSQDRIVGAHFFSPAHIMPLLEIVRTKHTSPQVIVDLLDVGKKIRKTPVVVGNCTGFAVNRMFFPYTQAAILLVECGTDLYQIDRVISKFGMPMGPFRLADLVGFGVAIATGMQFVQDFPERTYKSMLIPLMQEDKRAGEATRKGFYVYDERRKASPDPELKKYIEKSRSISGVTIDPKLVKLPEKDILEMIFFPVVNEACRVLAEGIVVKAADLDIAAVMGMGFPPYRGGIMFWADTLGSKYIYSRLEEWSKMYGEFFKPCAYLAERAAKGAPLSSPVEQAKSRL; from the exons ATGATGGGTAGCGATGCAAAGGGAAGAACAGTCATGGAGGTGGGAGCTGATGGCGTGGCTCTCATAACCATCATCTACCCTCCTGTTAATGCCCTCTCATTTGATG TGCTGCGCAGCTTAAAAGACAATTATGATCAGGCCTTACGAAGAGATGACGTGAAAGCAATCGTTGTTACAG GTGCAAAGGGCAGGTTTTCTGGTGGCTTTGATATCTCAGCTTTTGAAGAAACTCGAAAAGGAACGA CGAGGAGAGAACAAAAGCCTGGCTATGTATCTATAGAGATCATGACTGACACTTTAGAAG CTGCGAGAAAGCCTTCAGTTGCTGCCATTGACGGCCTTGCCTTAGGTGGAGGATTAGAGGTTGCAATG GCATGTCATGCTAGAATATCAACTCCCACTGCACAATTAGGGTTGCCTGAACTTCAGCTTGGAGTAATTCCTGGATTTGGAG GGACACAGCGGCTTCCACGTCTTGTTGGTCTCTCAAAGGCACTTGAAATGTTGCTG ATGTCCAAGCCAGTCAAAGGGGAGGAAGCTTATACTTTGGGCCTTGTGGATGCCATTGTTTCACCTGATGAGTTGGTAAATACTGCACGTCAGTGGGCCCTGGATATCTTGGACCGTAGAAGACCATGGGTTGCTAGTCTTTACAAGACCGACAAGATAGAGCCCCTTGGGGAAGCAAGGGAAATTCTCCAGTTTGCAAGAGCTCAAGCCCGGAAACAGGCTCCCAATCTTCAGCACCCATTGGTTTGCATTGATGTCATTGAAGAGGGTATAGCTTCCGGTCCCCGGGCTGGACTCTGGAAG GAGGCGGAAGCTTTCCAAGGACTTCTGGGTTCTGACACTAACAAAAGTTTGGTCCACATCTTCTTCGCTCAGCGTGGAACGACGAAG GTACCTGGGGTTACTGATATTGGATTAGTGCCAAGACGAGTGAATAAGGTTGCTATTCTTGGTGGAGGACTAATGGGCTCTGGAATAGCGACAGCATTGATTCTCAGTAATTATCCAGTCATCCTGAAAGAAGTAAATGACAAGTTCTTGCAGGCTGGGATTGGTAGAGTCAGAG CCAATTTGCAAAGCCGTGTGAAGAAAGGGAAAATGACTCAAGAGAAGTTTGAGAAAACCATATCTCTTCTCAAGGGTGTCCTTGACTATGAAAGCCTTAAAGATGTGGACATGGTGATTGAG GCAGTTATTGAGAATGTTTCTTTAAAGCAACAAATTTTTGCTGATCTTGAAAAGTACTGCCAACCACATTGCATACTTGCGAGTAACACCTCCACAATTGACTTGAACCTGATTGGAGAGAGGACAAAATCCCAAGATCGGATTGTTGGAGCTCATTTCTTTAG TCCGGCACACATCATGCCACTTTTGGAAATTGTTCGTACTAAGCATACATCTCCGCAAGTAATTGTTGACTTGCTAGACGTGGGGAAAAAGATAAGGAAAACTCCAGTGGTGGTGGGAAATTGCACAGGCTTTGCTGTCAACAGGATGTTCTTCCCTTATACACAAGCTGCTATTTTGCTTGTTGAATGTGGTACAGACCTCTATCAGATTGATAGGGTAATCTCCAAATTTGGAATGCCGATGGGCCCTTTCAG ATTGGCTGACCTGGTTGGTTTTGGTGTTGCAATTGCGACTGGCATGCAATTTGTTCAGGATTTTCCTGAGCGAACTTATAAATCAATGCTAATCCCACTTATGCAAGAGGATAAGAGAGCAG GTGAGGCTACTCGCAAAGGGTTCTATGTGTATGATGAGAGACGCAAAGCTAGCCCAGATCCtgaattaaaaaagtatattgaGAAGTCCAGGAGCATTTCTGGTGTAACCATTGACCCTAAg CTCGTGAAGTTACCAGAAAAGGACATTTTGGAAATGATATTCTTTCCTGTGGTGAACGAGGCCTGCCGAGTCCTTGCCGAAGGTATTGTAGTCAAAGCAGCAGACCTTGACATTGCTGCTGTCATGGGCATGGGTTTCCCACCTTACAG GGGAGGTATTATGTTCTGGGCTGATACTCTTGGATCCAAATACATTTATTCGAGATTGGAGGAATGGTCAAAGATGTATGGAGAATTCTTCAAGCCTTGTGCCTATTTGGCTGAAAGAGCTGCCAAGGGGGCTCCTCTG AGTTCTCCCGTGGAGCAAGCGAAATCTCGGTTGTAA
- the LOC133880625 gene encoding bidirectional sugar transporter SWEET17-like: MEVLSFYVGIIGNIISVLMFLSPVGTFRRIIKRRSTEEFESLPYICTLLNSSLWTYYGIIKPGELLVATINGFGILVETVYVTLFLIYAPKRLRAKIAMVVGMLDVGLLAAAILVTRLALKGEARIDAIGILGAVLNIMMYSSPLAAMRTVVRSKSVEYMPFFLSFFLFFNGGTWAFYALLVHDYLLLVPNGCGFVLGAAQLVVYAIYRKANQRKNVSDTLVDEEGCQHERLIISSSSLSHEIINGD, from the exons ATGGAGGTGCTGAGTTTCTACGTTGGGATCATAG GAAACATCATCTCAGTATTAATGTTTCTTTCCCCTGT CGGGACATTCCGGCGAATAATAAAGCGCCGGTCGACGGAGGAATTTGAGAGCCTTCCTTACATTTGCACATTGTTAAACTCATCCTTGTGGACTTACTACGGAATTATAAAGCCCGGGGAATTACTGGTGGCCACCATTAATGGTTTTGGCATCCTTGTCGAGACTGTCTACGTCACCTTATTTCTTATATATGCACCAAAAAGGTTGAGG GCTAAGATTGCCATGGTTGTCGGGATGTTGGATGTGGGCTTGCTAGCAGCAGCGATTCTAGTTACTCGGCTGGCATTGAAGGGAGAAGCACGTATTGATGCCATAGGGATATTGGGTGCAGTTCTAAATATTATGATGTATAGCTCACCTCTAGCCGCCATG AGAACAGTGGTTAGAAGCAAGAGCGTGGAGTACATgcctttctttctctcattttttcttttcttcaacgGTGGGACATGGGCTTTCTATGCTTTGCTTGTGCACGACTATCTCCTTTTG gtaccAAATGGATGTGGGTTTGTACTTGGAGCAGCGCAGCTAGTGGTGTATGCAATTTACAGAAAGGCAAACCAACGGAAAAACGTGTCAGATACACTGGTTGATGAAGAAGGATGCCAACATGAGCGCCTCATCATCTCGTCCTCAAGTTTATCCCATGAAATCATTAATGGAGACTAG